The Seriola aureovittata isolate HTS-2021-v1 ecotype China chromosome 7, ASM2101889v1, whole genome shotgun sequence genome includes the window GAGCGCTTGAGGTATAGACATGAAACCTGGAGAAAGGCATCATGGGAGTGTCCATAATCAGTGTGCCaaatttcaaaactttttaCCATATGGTCTAGGGGCTGCCATAGACTCCCGTAGCAGAAGAAGTTTCAGATGAACTAGATTATAAAtatcttttacatttaaaaactcagCAACATTAAATGACTATATTTCAACTAGTAGTAGGCCTAGCCTACATTTAAATactaaaatgctgtttaaacaAGTCTGGACCAAGTGGGAAACAGTGGGTGACGTCACCCATTTGTTCATGAACTGCCGTTTTGAAGCCTTGAATTTGGCTTAATGGACGTCGCCATCTTTTTGGAGCCAGAAGACCATATTTGGATGAaagggtggagctggggaggacTGAGTTCAACAAATTGGCCTTGATAGGTCCTCTGTGGTTggtgatttattttcatgaagTGATGATGAGTATCTGTGACGTCAGCTCAGCATTCAAGAGACAAACTGCTGAAAAATCTCTTTGATTTGTCATGATTTGACTTATTTGGTATCctgtttatgtcattttgtattttgtgtgagGGATGTAGTTGATGTGATATGTGCAatgaatgtaatatatgtaGTTACTTGATTTGAATAGAAATTTTAAATTGATATCAACAATCTAATTAATTGAAATGAGCTGATGTGGGCTGTTTCCAGTTCATTTGAATTGTACCGATCCAATAGATGTACAGAGTaatgtttcaggtgtttttttataatatataattatattattatattttatgtttcaggtgttgTTTAATGTCTAATTTGTATTTCCCACAAAGaacacattgtcattttatttaattaatgagTCAATAAAAAATGTTCCCCTCTGTTAAACTCTAGTTTGAAAAGAACTGCTGTCAGTTAAAAAGATGATCTCATTCAAAGTATGAGTGTCAGACGAAATCATTTAATGAAACGagaattaaatataaaacatgaccAAATCAGATGAAGGAATCATGATCGCTGTGATGGTGTCTCTGCAGAAGTTGTGCTTtatgctgaaaaaaataaattagagaTGATTTTGATtgaattttgtttcattttgtgtgcAGGGAAATCATATGTCAAGGACCTGTAGATGAATCAGTGTCAAATCAGAATGGGGAAGTCCTGACCCACACCCCTCTGCTCCATACTGCACCTTCCTGAGATGTGACTGTACCACGTGACTGTGAAAATTTAGTTGTTTGTGTCATGTGAACTGTTAAGAAGGACACTTGCACTAcactgtttctactgtaaatgttttgaaGTAGGGCTGAACTATTTGTTGAAGTATTattgaaattgcaatatggccaagtgcaatattcaGCCCTGCATTGAAGGGATTTTTGAAGAAGACAGAGTCCTGCTCATGAAGTACAAGATGTTGTTCCTACCTCATGctcctcccagcatgcactttTGTCCAGACCTTTTTAGACCTGTCTGCTATATATTTAGATTAAAATATCCTTGACGCTGCCTTTAATAAAAGTTCAGTTAAGCCATGTTTGTTTCTTCTCATTATTATGTTTACCACAGTTTTTGATAAAATCCAAGATGAAATCTTTTTTGAGGCTTAGTCTGAAGATCATCTGTGCCCATTTTAGTGATGATTGAATAATATTTGTCCAaggaataatgaaaaaacacttACATAAAATCCAATATGGCAGAAATGATCCAAGGTAACCAACAGTACCtctttgagtttttttctgttatcgTACCTTCAACTTGAACCCAGACATGAAAATTGGTGAAAAGTATCACTAGATTGTCCCTAATCAGTATGTCAAATAGTACCAGTCAAAAATTTGGACACAACTTCTAATTCAGcggtttttctttatttttcttatttcctacactgtaaaacaatgCTGATTTATCACAACTATGAAAATATGtagtgaacaaaaaaaaagcaaaatatttcatattttagattCTCCAAAGTAGCCTCCTTTTGCTTTTACAGCTTTGTATGCTCGTCATTCTCTCAACCAGCTTCATGAGGTCGTCACCTAGAATGGTTTTCCCACAGTCTTGAATTAGTTCATATATGTTGAGCTCCAGTTTCATCAGAGCATTTTATGCAGTTTACAACTGCATGTGAAGATACATTAAAAGGTCTGACTGAGCTTCATGTCTTAAAGTAATAATGGATTGTCATTTCTCATTACTTAGCTGAGCAGTTCTTTATATAATATGGATTAGTGCAGTTGTCCAATAGGGCTGTTTACTGTATACCAACACtacaataacacaacacaactgatggTCTCAAACGCATTAAGAAGGCAACAAATTCCACTAATTAACTCTTGACAAAGCACAGCTGTTAATTGAAAATCCTGCCTGGTGATAACCTCAGGAAGCTGGTTAAAATAATGCTAATATTGTGCAAAGCTGTCATCAAGGTAAATGATGGCTACTTTGAAGAATCGAGAATATGACacatatgttgttgtttttcaaatgtttttgttcactACATAATTccatatgttttatttgatagtTCTAATGTCTTCCGTTCTACAATGTAGAAAAGAAAtagtcaaaataaagaaaaatgggtaggtgtgtccaaacttttgaatGGTACCGTATATATACGGTATACAGTGTAGCCTATGTCCATAACTTGGCCCCAGTTAAACACTTGCAGTTGAAGTCTGCTGCCCCCTAACGGTGACGTAGCGCGTACAAACCGACGTGAAGGAATTTCCGCCGACGTCACTGCGTATGTCCATAACAGGGCTGCAGCTGTCTGAGAGCAACAATAACAAGCTGTACCCAACAACTTCACCGCGGCTTTAACGGAACCTGACAGCGCCGTAGACCGCCGAGGGTCACAAAATGCGGTCGTCCAAATAACTGTGGCCGCCGTCTCTTCGTCCTCCCAGCCGAAAACCGCGTTATCGTCGCGGCCACCGCCGCGGAACAAACACGGAGACTCGGCCGCAGGGGGAACAGGGCAGTTCGGGGCTGCATCTGGGTCAGTGGGCCTGTACGGCGGCCGTACCGGTGGTGTTGTTTTCCCCGCAGTGTCCCGCTGCGCCCGTCGTTCGTTTGAATACACGTCGTGTGACCCGTTTAACTCGCGGTAACATGCAGGCTAACGGGGCAGGACAGGACCGGGATTCAGAACTGTCCTGCCGAAACGGTGCTCAGAACGGTGAGTCGTCCTCCACCGGGGAAGCTCACTCCAACGGACTGGTGTCAGTCACCAACAATGGAAACACTGTCAGCAACAACAACGGAGTGTCAGCGCAGCCTGCGCCCAACAACAGCAGCGGCTCGTCGGacgtgaagaagaagaagcgtctgtctcagtctgaggAGGATGTCATCAGGCTGATAGGACAACACCTACACGACCTCGGTCTCAAGTAAGTCGGCCGGTTAAAGCACCGTGTCCTCGGCCAGCTGTCAGATGATGTGTCACACTGAGATCCATCCTGCAGCCGGGACAGTCACGATGACCTTTGGACAGGGAACATCACGTTTAAATGTCAGGAGTCTGTAGGCCTCGCAGGTGTTTGAGACGGTGGTCTTAAGTGGATCAGACAGTCCCGGCTGACAGGGGTgaagtttaaagtgtttttcttcctggCGCACAACTGTTCCGTGCAGCGCTGTGGCGGAGGTTACTGTCAGTACAGACAGATCGAGCTCCGTGGCTTCAACATTAAACAAACACGGTGGATTTTTAAAGGGAGATTGTTATGGGCTGATGTAACTGACACTGTGGGAGAGGACGCCTCTGTTTACATGTGGAGGATGAACCTCATGACCCACATTCAGGTTATTGTAACCATACATACCGTATATTGTGCTTTAAATGTTACGTAATGATCAATCCAATGGGGTAACTGAAGAATGTTTTTACatcagtttatatttatatttatttttatttacttatctaTGATCCAATTAACGGATTAATTGTATATTCTATAACATGGCACATCAAAGGCCCAAAACCTTAAAACACTgtacaatataaaaaaacatatataaaaaaatcttgttaattaattttctgtcaattgaataatgaattaattgacAAATTCTTCAATGATTCATGTCTGCTCATAGACAGTAGATACAAAATTAAACCTTAGGCTCAGCACACTCCCTGCATAGTGTCCAGCACAGTCACATGTTATTTATCAGCTGTTCACATGATGACAGAGATCATGTCAGAACTTGGTTATGAGTGCTGAGTGATTGATAATTGATATTAATTGAATGTGTACACTGCTCACAGTCAGACGGTGGACCTCCTGATGCAGGAGTCTGGCTGCAGACTGGAGCACCCCTCTGCCACCAAATTCCGCAACCACGTCATGGAAGGAGAGTGGGACAAGGTGCAGCTGAGTTATCTGCAATGCATATCCATAACAGTAACCTTTTCTCTGTATTTAGACAAGTACAGGAAGTAATATGGATTTAgtgtacaaaaaaaattgtttctgTGCTTGAACTGTCTGACCCAGTAAAGCTGATCTCACACCTTTCCCCTCTCTTCACTCAGGCTGAGAGTGATCTGAACGAGCTGAAGGCACTGATGCACTCTCCAAGTGCTATAGTGGTAAGTGACAAGCCCAGCAGTCCTCAGTCCACTTACACACTGTTTTGTCTCATCATGTGAATACAGGGACAAAATAGAAGAGACCAGCTGTAGTTAGAGCTTCAAACATGCGTCAGcaccacagaagaaaacaggGAAACCATCAGTTCCACAGAAACCACAGGAAAACATAACCTGACTttggctacatccacactactatgtttttgttttaaaacgcATCCCTTTTCCTACGTTTCTTCCTCCTGTTCACACTGCTCCGGAGATTTGTGGAAACGCTGTTGGGTCCGTTTTAGTTAGAAGACTCTAGGGCTGGTGTTGTTGTCtggacagatgaaaacagagacctttggaaacgatggcGTAGACACCCACTGTcactccctgattgggtctcatcagcctcgactaccagtggtgaatacatcatggataatgaaatacaagtgttactgaccttgttgtctttacTAGCAGCTAttgttctgcattttaacactgcagctgtattttatgttgtatttttttgcagCTAATCAGCTGCAGTGAAGACGAAATGCTTCCTGCTTAAAATGACACActactgtgttttaaaatgaaaacgctGTGATGTGGACGTAGCCTTAAATCCTGTCCTCAGCAGtgagaacaaaacacacagagcacactAAGACTGTGCAAAACCTGTTTCTGGTGCTCAGTGGTCTGAGACTCACACTGCCCCAGTGATCACTGGTTCATTCTGGATGTGCTGCTTTTTAGTGTGTTCAGCCTGTACACACAATActgcagcacatacacacaacacaaagctTGAACCTGAACACAGAGGCTGCTCTCAGAGTGTCTGTACACTCACCGGCTCTGGGCCACAAATGAACTGCTGGCCCCCAGTAACCTTCCATGAACCTCCAAacgtttgacttttttttacttgtacTCAGGGTCCTCTTGATTAGAGGTTTGTTGTCCATGTTGCCTGGTTGTAATCCAGCCCTGGTCTCTCTAATATAACTGTGAGGTGATCCCCTTCACACAGCTTCTTCTCACAGTTAACTGCAGGTTGTTTTCGTccaaagtctgtttttattttaagcctCTGTCAGAGGAGACAAGCAGTTACTGTGTGATTGACAGTCCATCACAACAACAGATAATTCACATTCCACTTCACACAGACCGGACAGACAATGATGGACAGAAAggatgaaaatgtgtttaaatatcACATAAACAGTGTTTGACTGTTTGAGTGAAACCAGCTGATTTAAGTGTGAAGACCAGGTTCTACACTCGAGTTAATAGACTGATGGACTCTTTATAAATGTGGAACAAATGTACAGAAACAGTCATTTCAGTGTGTTGGTAATGAAGTATTAGAGTTTGATGTGGTGTGAGTAAATGTAGCAGAACGGCCTGCAGATATCGTGATGACCGCTTTCCTCTCCCGTCCTCTCTTGTCCTCCCCcgtcctctcctgtcctctaccgtcctcttctgtcctctcccGTCGTCTCCCgtcctctcttgtcctctcctgtcctctcccgtcctctcttgtcctctcccGTCGTCTCCcgtcctctcctgtcctctcctgtcctctcccgtcctctcttgtcctctcccGTCCTTGTCCCCCTCATCAGAGGATGAAgttcctcctgctgcagcagaagtATCTGGAGTACCTGGAGGATGGGAAGGTCCTGGAGGCCCTGCAGGTCCTCAGAGCCGAGCTCACCCCCCTCAAGTACAACACGGAGCGGATCCACATCCTGAGCGGGTCAGTtcaccagcagacagacagaggagcagggTCAGACTGTGGAGAACTGAGTTATGAGTTATCATGTCCATGTAGCAGTAGAACCTGTCAGGTCGCTCAGGGGTGGAGCAGGAAGGATTCTGCTGACTTCACtgacttcacttcacttctgGTTTAAACAGCATCAAAATGTGATCATAATGAGGTCTTCAGTGTCGGAGTGGAGAACCCCCTGAAATGACAAGAGAGACAGTCCACACAGGCAGTGTCTCTGATGTCCGTCACCTTTCCATCTCATCCAGCTTCCACTTTGTCAAACATCACAATCAACACAGACTCAAACACTCATGCATCTGAAGCTCCACACCTCAGGatgcacatttgtttttgcCACAAACATAAAATTTAGGGATGCCCCGATTGATCGTCTGCCAATTATTATTGgctgattttctttaaaaacacgtGATCGGTAGATCAGAATTAATGGCTTTAGTCACCATTCACCTTTAAACCGATCACCTGTGGTTCATACTCTGGTGTCTGCGGCTGGGAGAAgaactgtgtgctgtgtagtgtagtcccGCCTCCCACCTTGTTCACTGTGCCGCCGCGACAGACCACCAAAACAcgtgtggaacttttacaaagcGTGTGAGGCTGATTTGACATTTGACCATCTGCAATGCATGCCAAAGATGATCGGTATCTCACTCATAGATATCGGCAGCAAATAAACGCGATTGTGGCATCCTTAATAGAATCAGCATAAATTCTCTGTTTAGTGAAACATCGTCTCCAAAGGCAAAtctccagctgtgtgtttgtttactccCTTATTAATGGTTTCAGTAATGATCAGTCAGGTCACTATAATCATTCTACTGCCCATTAAGAGTTGTGATAAAAGTGCCCTCTGTAACACTGTTTCTGATGCTCCTCAGCCAGGTGGAGTCAGTTTGTCCTCTCGCTGCTGCTGAGGACGGAGACAGCTGGGCAGCAGGAACAGATGCTTCAGTAGTGTTTACATGATGCTGACGTCCTGCTTTAGATAAAGACTCCCCAGTAAGGCTTTATTCACTCTGACCAGTGAGAATGCTCCGTTGGTGCATCCACTGATCCTGACTCAACTTTGTCTGCAGCACAGGGAACATCAGGGGCTGCAGTGTTCATCCTGCcccacagtgtgacagtgtttgagCTTCAGTCTCTCCAGCCTGGGGGTGAAGCTAAAGGAAATGTCCCAGTCGCTTTGCAAAACCACCTCATAATAttcctgaacacaacactgtgGCCTGTAGCTGTGAGCCTCGGATCAAACTGACCAAcatcatcaaacagcagcagagcagagcttgTAAGATGATGATTGGTCGATTATCCTCTTCCTCACTTTAATGCTGGAAAGAGGATTCATTCCAGGTTCATACTGAGCAGATATACTGATGGTGTTACAtgtgtcatgtgaccctggtgcTGGTCCAGTACTGAGAATCGATCATTGTCTTGCTTGTTTCTGACTCGGTAGCTGTGAAGGAGGAGGACGTTCCtgacagaacagacacagataaatacactgacagtgacagatgtgtgtgagCTCAGTAAAGCAGGTGTGAGTGACTGTAGCTGAGAAGCTGTCGCCATGTGTTGAAGGTACCTGATGTGCAGTCATGCAGAGGACCTACGAGCCAAAGCAGAGTGGGAAGGGAAAGGCACGGCATCCCGAACGAAGCTACTGGACAAGCTGCAGAGTGAGTGCagtctgactcacacacacacacacacacacacacacacacacacacacacacacacacactcactccccCCTGTAGTTAACactctctgagctgctgtgtaCTGTAAGTCTGTGCATTGAGCTTTAACAGCAGAATGTGTAGATGAGGTTCAGTTTGATTATATGTACAAAGTTACATCTCAACCTGTGCAATTAAGAACATTTAGTAGCAGTTTAACCTTGGCCATATTGATCTTAGAATATAACATTATATTAatagtatactgtatatcaaaaAGATCTTTAGGTAATATTTACAAAACTTCAGTCATTCTTTAAAGGTCCATccagtctaaaggcagatgtccatgtgtagtttgattataaatcaggtctaggttctatattaatactgtgaaagtatcaaagcctcagtccacagagaaatgcacacagcctgtattcagaaactgagccttgaaaCCAGCCATCAAGACTTCTGGAACTTTATGATGTAATAACTAAGTAGTCACTGTCCTCAGCCATGCACTCgtggacccaccatccaaccatgcaggatttggtttctctgagtgtttacctcactcactcagaaaacagtcagccaatcagaagagaggctcagagcttcctctcttctgattggctcactgacctgttgttactagagctccagagagaagcctgagagaggagatttgatggtttttggttcttaaaaccacaaatatgtcttcttaaggatcaacacttcaaataaaacacaggagaagaggagaatatAGAGCTGTAGTAGAtacatttaaactttaatcaGTAGAGTAGTTGTTCAGTGTTCTCCCCTTGGTTTAATATTAACACCATGTAACATCAGACTGGAAACACTCAGCTTGTTTTACATATACAAGCTTTTCCACAACTGGCATGAGTTGTGTTTCTCTGAAGACACACTTATAAACATCTCTATGGACCTGCAAAGGAAAAGGGTGTTGTGGGTAACTGTAGTTCACAGAGGCTGGCagcagagccacacacacacatacacacatacctCCCAATGTTGACAAAGTGATCTTTAGATCAGCAAGTTGATTAGCTGATTCAACTCCCTCTTGGGACCTGGGCTCAAaatggagaggaaaacaaactgaaatgccCCACATACACAtattacagtataaacacatacacacgcacacacacacacacacacacacacacacacacgttcacctACATAGAGAACTCAGTAACTTTCAGAGGCTAAATTAGTGTATATGCAGTAACTATTGActctaaataaaagataaaaatgaatggaataaaaatagaaaacatagAAGCATATGTCAGTGTTGAATATTACACTATACAGTGCCACtaatatgtgtgtatgcgtgtgtgtttgtgtgtgcttgtccgTGTGTGCAGCCTACCTGCCTCCCTCAGTGATGCTGCCCCCACGCCGCCTGCAGACTCTGCTGAAGCAGGCggtggagctgcagagggagCGCTGCCTCTACCACAACACCAAGCTGGACAGTGGACTGGACTCTGTGTCCCTGCTCCTGGACCATGCCTGCAGCCggtacacacccacacacactggacTGCACCAGGGCTCCATCCAAgcttttaaatgatttgattgaatctatttctgtctttaaatttcattttctttctgtttaaaaaagttAGATGAAAAGGAATGAAAggaagacatttaaaatgatacacTAATAAACACAGTACATGTACACATCCATACTCagcatatatttacatacatgtacTACAAACATTTACATACGCTTACACATCATTTAAAACTGAAGACAATGCACACAGATGTTTGCACACcttcaaacagacaaaaaacaaaatcagattATTGTGTGTACTATgagtgacctgtgtgtgtgtgtgtgtgtgtgtgtgtgtgtgtgtgtgtgtgtgttcctaatCTATAGGAAACAGTTCCCCTGCTACACTCAGCAGATTCTCACCGAACACTGCAACGAAGTCTGGTTCTGCAAGTTCTCCAACAACGGCACCAAACTGGCAACCGGGTCCAAAGACACCACAGTCATCGTGTGGCACGTCGACGTGGTAATCAGTCGTCTCCTCCTCATCACTTCCACCTCAGAGCTGAAGTAACTGGTCTGaagactgtgtgtctgttggtcaACAGGAAACCcagcagctgaagctgatgaagACTCTGGAGGGTCACGCTTACGGTGTTTCATACCTGGCATGGAGCCCTGATGACGCCTACCTGATCGCCTGTGGTCCTGACGACTGCTCTGAGCTGTGGCTGTGGAACGTACAGGTATAACACCTCACACAGGCGCCTGTCAGCCGGTCACTGGGTTCCCTCGTGTCTGACTGAACGGTGACACACATTCAGAACAATCTAAAATCAGTGGATGACATCAGCTGTCAGCTGCGTGGTGaacatgaaacagcagcagccagcagttcatcattttattaaagATATCAGTGATGTAATCGTAGGAAATAATTCTCTGaattaaatataatacaaatactGTAACATTACTAAGCACTCACATGATTATTGATGGTCTCATCAACAGTGTCAGCTCAGCTCACGTGTTtagaaacagtgaaacaacCAGCTGTCACAGCCTGTCCatcaaaatagaataaaatagaatagaatagaatagaatagaatagaataaaaaaccTTAGTtgtcattgtaaaaaaaaatatacaacgAAATTCAAAGCTCCTCTCCTGATCAGTGCaagcaataaaaacagtaaaaacacacaacaatagACAAAAGGACACAAAAGAATATAGTCAGAGAGCTAAGAGCCGCTGTGTCTGTTCACGCCGCCATCCTGACATCCGTCTCACACTTTGCACAGACTGTTTTagtcggaggaggaggaggcttcATGTTTTCAGCTCATCTGtctgatatctcagtaacacctggagggaatttcttcagattcagcacaaacattcacttggactcaaggatgaactgattagaatttgaaGGTGAAAATTcaaagatcactgtgacctcacacaacacgtttttggccataactcacaaattcatacactaattatgacacaatttgacacaaatgcctaacaggataaaatgaagtgatgacattttatatccaagagactgtgaccatatttcctgtaactttgaCCTGtaggtggaggaaacaaccaggaggaggtgattctagttggTCACCCTGTTCTTCATACTGGCTGTGAAAAGACTCCCCCTGGGTGTGACTCCAGTGTGAGAGATGGAGGAAttcagctgaagttaatgtgaTGCTTCAACAGTCTGAGTTAGGAGTTAGTCACATCATGTGGATATCTTCCagttcacagtgtttttttttgggggggggctttttatgcctttatttgacaggacagtagagagacaggaaatggggaggcagagagggggaatgacatgcagtaagggccgtccgatgcgacTCGAAACGGGGCTGACTGCaacgaggactgtagcctctacacatggggcgcctgcttagaccactacgcccCAGTTCACAGTGTTTTTGATACAAGATTGTGTTTCCAGAGGAGAGACCGTGATACAAAGAGATTAACTCTGGAAGATATATAGAGATATATTAGTGTAACTTAGCCTGAACCTTAGAAGAGGACCCATCACTTACTGCCAATGTAAAAGAAGGAAGGATTACTCCCTCAGTGTAAATACAGGACACTGTAGGTCtaaggaaaaaatgtgaaagtatcttttaaattataattttggTTTACTACAATTATTTTTGTAGTTCTATCCATCATtccatcaataataataaatttgtATACACTAAGTGAAATGCTGGGATACTGTGGGTTGTTTTTAACTCATACTGTATTTAATTCCATTGT containing:
- the wdr26a gene encoding WD repeat-containing protein 26, whose translation is MQANGAGQDRDSELSCRNGAQNGESSSTGEAHSNGLVSVTNNGNTVSNNNGVSAQPAPNNSSGSSDVKKKKRLSQSEEDVIRLIGQHLHDLGLNQTVDLLMQESGCRLEHPSATKFRNHVMEGEWDKAESDLNELKALMHSPSAIVRMKFLLLQQKYLEYLEDGKVLEALQVLRAELTPLKYNTERIHILSGYLMCSHAEDLRAKAEWEGKGTASRTKLLDKLQTYLPPSVMLPPRRLQTLLKQAVELQRERCLYHNTKLDSGLDSVSLLLDHACSRKQFPCYTQQILTEHCNEVWFCKFSNNGTKLATGSKDTTVIVWHVDVETQQLKLMKTLEGHAYGVSYLAWSPDDAYLIACGPDDCSELWLWNVQTGELRTKMSQSHEDSLTSVAWNPDGKRFVTGGQRGQFYQCDLDGNLLDSWEGVRVQCLWCLSDGRTVLASDTHQRIRGYNFEDLTDRNIVQEDHPIMSFTVSKNGRLALLNVATQGVHLWDLQDRVLVRKYQGVTQGFYTIHSCLGGHNEDFIASGSEDHKVYIWHRRSELPIAELTGHTRTVNCVSWNPVLPGLLASASDDGTVRIWGPAPFLDVQDAEGLNECCSMDS